From a region of the Sesamum indicum cultivar Zhongzhi No. 13 linkage group LG3, S_indicum_v1.0, whole genome shotgun sequence genome:
- the LOC105159409 gene encoding uncharacterized protein C57A10.07 isoform X1, protein MRTNYTFESTNSPKSFQAYPRGDFDLESGIAKKARKPKNSASRMIKSIGNRFNHYYKLHPLVLILVCLSIGITVLIVLSISEGQFKMMPTYRKLDGNVDSYPFARFRNLVMVAGHSVYTSSSCEKVDKEDSWYLEPYQKHPGQAATFVTHIHKGVEIAANDDEALLLFSGGETRKDAGPRSEAQSYWIVAESKQWFGERDSVRSRALTEEHARDSFENLLFSVCRFRELTGAYPQNITVVGYDFKEERFVHLHRSAIRFPESRFFYSGTSSTQNSREAALKGEALVRTQFQEDPYGCMGSLWRKRLGRDPFHRSIPYPNGCPEIEGLFRYCGTVPYPGFLPWA, encoded by the exons ATGAGGACAAACTACACATTCGAGTCTACTAACAGTCCAAAGTCATTCCAGGCCTATCCAAGGGGCGATTTTGACTTGGAATCTGGAATTGCTAAAAAGGCCCGGAAGCCGAAAAATAGTGCTTCGAGAATGATAAAGTCAATAGGCAATAGGTTCAATCACTATTATAAACTTCACCCTCTTGTGCTCATCTTGGTTTGCTTGTCAATTGGGATTACAGTCCTCATTGTATTATCAATCTCAGAGGGCCAGTTCAAGATGATGCCTACTTATAGAAAATTGGATGGAAATGTGGATAGTTATCCCTTCGCTAGATTTAGAAATCTTGTAATGGTAGCGGGGCATTCGGTTTATACTAGCAGTAGTTGTGAGAAGGTTGATAAGGAGGATTCGTGGTATTTGGAACCATATCAGAAGCATCCAGGCCAAGCTGCGACTTTTGTTACACATATACACAAGGGAGTCGAGATTGCAGCCAATGATGATGAGGCATTGCTCTTGTTTAGTGGGGGTGAGACACGGAAGGATGCTGGTCCGCGAAGTGAAGCTCAGAGTTATTGGATCGTGGCCGAGTCCAAACAATGGTTTG GCGAGCGAGACAGTGTGAGGAGTAGAGCACTGACTGAAGAACATGCTAGAGACAGCTTTGAGAATCTTCTCTTCAGTGTGTGTCGCTTCCGAGAGCTCACTGGCGCATATCCACAAAACATAACT GTTGTTGGTTATGACTTTAAGGAGGAAAGGTTTGTCCATCTGCACCGCTCGGCCATTAGGTTTCCTGAGTCCAGGTTCTTCTATTCGGGCACGTCATCTACCCAGAATTCAAGGGAAGCAGCACTGAAAGGTGAAGCTCTAGTGAGAACTCAATTTCAAGAAGATCCATATGGTTGTATGGGTTCATTGTGGCGCAAAAGACTTGGTCGTGATCCTTTCCATAGGTCAATCCCTTATCCTAATGGATGTCCAGAAATTGAAGGTTTGTTCAGATACTGTGGAACTGTCCCATATCCAGGCTTCCTACCTTGGGCTTAG
- the LOC105159409 gene encoding uncharacterized protein C57A10.07 isoform X2, whose product MIKSIGNRFNHYYKLHPLVLILVCLSIGITVLIVLSISEGQFKMMPTYRKLDGNVDSYPFARFRNLVMVAGHSVYTSSSCEKVDKEDSWYLEPYQKHPGQAATFVTHIHKGVEIAANDDEALLLFSGGETRKDAGPRSEAQSYWIVAESKQWFGERDSVRSRALTEEHARDSFENLLFSVCRFRELTGAYPQNITVVGYDFKEERFVHLHRSAIRFPESRFFYSGTSSTQNSREAALKGEALVRTQFQEDPYGCMGSLWRKRLGRDPFHRSIPYPNGCPEIEGLFRYCGTVPYPGFLPWA is encoded by the exons ATGATAAAGTCAATAGGCAATAGGTTCAATCACTATTATAAACTTCACCCTCTTGTGCTCATCTTGGTTTGCTTGTCAATTGGGATTACAGTCCTCATTGTATTATCAATCTCAGAGGGCCAGTTCAAGATGATGCCTACTTATAGAAAATTGGATGGAAATGTGGATAGTTATCCCTTCGCTAGATTTAGAAATCTTGTAATGGTAGCGGGGCATTCGGTTTATACTAGCAGTAGTTGTGAGAAGGTTGATAAGGAGGATTCGTGGTATTTGGAACCATATCAGAAGCATCCAGGCCAAGCTGCGACTTTTGTTACACATATACACAAGGGAGTCGAGATTGCAGCCAATGATGATGAGGCATTGCTCTTGTTTAGTGGGGGTGAGACACGGAAGGATGCTGGTCCGCGAAGTGAAGCTCAGAGTTATTGGATCGTGGCCGAGTCCAAACAATGGTTTG GCGAGCGAGACAGTGTGAGGAGTAGAGCACTGACTGAAGAACATGCTAGAGACAGCTTTGAGAATCTTCTCTTCAGTGTGTGTCGCTTCCGAGAGCTCACTGGCGCATATCCACAAAACATAACT GTTGTTGGTTATGACTTTAAGGAGGAAAGGTTTGTCCATCTGCACCGCTCGGCCATTAGGTTTCCTGAGTCCAGGTTCTTCTATTCGGGCACGTCATCTACCCAGAATTCAAGGGAAGCAGCACTGAAAGGTGAAGCTCTAGTGAGAACTCAATTTCAAGAAGATCCATATGGTTGTATGGGTTCATTGTGGCGCAAAAGACTTGGTCGTGATCCTTTCCATAGGTCAATCCCTTATCCTAATGGATGTCCAGAAATTGAAGGTTTGTTCAGATACTGTGGAACTGTCCCATATCCAGGCTTCCTACCTTGGGCTTAG
- the LOC105159410 gene encoding protein LAZ1 homolog 1 isoform X1 — protein sequence MGWKGILVLLPCLATLGESTNRLERFWSANLNAGTSSLYSWVVTSAAVFVAVALILSMYLIFEHLAAYNQPEEQKFLIALILMVPVYAVESFLSLLNSDAAFNCEIVRDCYEAFALYCFERYLIACLGGEENTIEFMESQSLATSSVPLLDEAYAYGVVEHPFPLNCFLRDWKLGSDFYQAVKIGIVQYMILKMICALLAMLFEFLGVYGEGKFEWRYAYPYLAVVLNFSQTWALYCLVQFYSVTKNKLAPIKPLAKFLTFKSIVFLTWWQGVVVAFLFSFGALQGSLALALKTRIQDYIICIEMGVAAVVHLYVFPAVPYKRGERCVRNVAVMADYASLGSPPDPEEVQDCERSTRSRYSQHEDREKRPKLHQSVRDVVIGSGEIIVDDMKFTVSHVVEPVERGFARINKTFHQISENMKQYEERKRNSKDDSHLVPLNSRTKEFSDVHDDLIEGSVSDSGLSDGKRPHHKFKASSSRLKYR from the exons ATGGGGTGGAAAGGGATTTTAGTTTTGTTGCCATGTCTTGCCACTTTGGGTGAATCAACTAACAGACTGGAAAGATTTTGGTCTGCCAATCTGAATGCCGGGACTTCATCACTCTACAGCTGGGTGGTTACAAGTGCAGCTGTTTTTGTGGCAGTGGCTCTTATTCTTTCCATGTACCTTATTTTTGAGCATTTAGCTGCGTACAATCAGCCAGAG GAGCAGAAATTCTTGATTGCGCTCATTCTAATGGTACCTGTTTATGCAGTGGAATCG TTCTTATCGTTATTAAATTCTGATGCTGCCTTCAACTGTGAAATTGTACGAGATTGTTATGAAGCATTTGCTTTATATTGCTTTGAGAGATATCTCATCGCCTGCTTAG GTGGGGAGGAAAATACCATTGAATTTATGGAAAGTCAGAGCTTGGCCACCTCTAGCGTACCTCTTTTAGATGAAGCTTATGCTTATGGAGTTGTTGAACATCCTTTTCCATTGAATTGCTTTCTAAGGGATTGGAAGCTTGGCTCTGACTTCTACCAAGCTGTGAAAATTGGGATTGTTCAATAT ATGATATTGAAGATGATATGTGCATTATTGGCGAtgctttttgaatttttgggtGTTTATGGTGAAGGAAAGTTTGAGTGGCGATATGC TTATCCATATTTGGCCGTTGTACTGAATTTCAGCCAGACTTGGGCCTTATATTGCCTTGTGCAGTTCTATTCTGTTACCAAGAATAAGTTGGCGCCAATTAAACCTTTGGCCAAGTTTTTGACATTTAAGTCGATTGTATTCCTGACATGGTGGCAAGGTGTTGTTGTAgcctttcttttctcttttggagCCTTACAGGGGTCATTGGCACTGGCTCTGAAAACACGGATACAAGACTATATCATATGTATTGAG ATGGGTGTTGCTGCTGTGGTACATCTTTACGTTTTCCCAGCTGTACCTTACAAACGTGGAGAGAGATGTGTAAGAAACGTTGCTGTGATGGCAGATTATGCATCCTTAGGAAGCCCACCAGATCCTGAAGAGGTTCAAGATTGTGAAAGATCTACCAGATCTCGCTATTCTCAGCATGAAGATAGAGAGAAACGGCCTAAACTACACCAAAGCGTCCGTGATGTGGTCATTGGAAGTGGTGAAATT ATTGTTGATGACATGAAGTTCACAGTTTCGCATGTTGTAGAACCAGTTGAAAGAGGGTTTGCAAGAATCAATAAGACTTTCCATCAGATATCTGAAAACATGAAACAATATGAGGAGCGTAAAAGGAATTCCAAGGATGATAGCCATCTTGTCCCCTTGAACTCGCGAACAAAAGAATTCTCTGATGTGCATGATGACCTTATTGAAGGAAGTGTTAGCGACAGTGGTTTGTCCGATGGGAAGAGACCTCATCACAAATTTAAGGCATCATCATCTCGGTTGAAGTACAGATAA
- the LOC105159410 gene encoding protein LAZ1 homolog 1 isoform X2, giving the protein MDGYKWFLSLLNSDAAFNCEIVRDCYEAFALYCFERYLIACLGGEENTIEFMESQSLATSSVPLLDEAYAYGVVEHPFPLNCFLRDWKLGSDFYQAVKIGIVQYMILKMICALLAMLFEFLGVYGEGKFEWRYAYPYLAVVLNFSQTWALYCLVQFYSVTKNKLAPIKPLAKFLTFKSIVFLTWWQGVVVAFLFSFGALQGSLALALKTRIQDYIICIEMGVAAVVHLYVFPAVPYKRGERCVRNVAVMADYASLGSPPDPEEVQDCERSTRSRYSQHEDREKRPKLHQSVRDVVIGSGEIIVDDMKFTVSHVVEPVERGFARINKTFHQISENMKQYEERKRNSKDDSHLVPLNSRTKEFSDVHDDLIEGSVSDSGLSDGKRPHHKFKASSSRLKYR; this is encoded by the exons ATGGATGGATACAAATGG TTCTTATCGTTATTAAATTCTGATGCTGCCTTCAACTGTGAAATTGTACGAGATTGTTATGAAGCATTTGCTTTATATTGCTTTGAGAGATATCTCATCGCCTGCTTAG GTGGGGAGGAAAATACCATTGAATTTATGGAAAGTCAGAGCTTGGCCACCTCTAGCGTACCTCTTTTAGATGAAGCTTATGCTTATGGAGTTGTTGAACATCCTTTTCCATTGAATTGCTTTCTAAGGGATTGGAAGCTTGGCTCTGACTTCTACCAAGCTGTGAAAATTGGGATTGTTCAATAT ATGATATTGAAGATGATATGTGCATTATTGGCGAtgctttttgaatttttgggtGTTTATGGTGAAGGAAAGTTTGAGTGGCGATATGC TTATCCATATTTGGCCGTTGTACTGAATTTCAGCCAGACTTGGGCCTTATATTGCCTTGTGCAGTTCTATTCTGTTACCAAGAATAAGTTGGCGCCAATTAAACCTTTGGCCAAGTTTTTGACATTTAAGTCGATTGTATTCCTGACATGGTGGCAAGGTGTTGTTGTAgcctttcttttctcttttggagCCTTACAGGGGTCATTGGCACTGGCTCTGAAAACACGGATACAAGACTATATCATATGTATTGAG ATGGGTGTTGCTGCTGTGGTACATCTTTACGTTTTCCCAGCTGTACCTTACAAACGTGGAGAGAGATGTGTAAGAAACGTTGCTGTGATGGCAGATTATGCATCCTTAGGAAGCCCACCAGATCCTGAAGAGGTTCAAGATTGTGAAAGATCTACCAGATCTCGCTATTCTCAGCATGAAGATAGAGAGAAACGGCCTAAACTACACCAAAGCGTCCGTGATGTGGTCATTGGAAGTGGTGAAATT ATTGTTGATGACATGAAGTTCACAGTTTCGCATGTTGTAGAACCAGTTGAAAGAGGGTTTGCAAGAATCAATAAGACTTTCCATCAGATATCTGAAAACATGAAACAATATGAGGAGCGTAAAAGGAATTCCAAGGATGATAGCCATCTTGTCCCCTTGAACTCGCGAACAAAAGAATTCTCTGATGTGCATGATGACCTTATTGAAGGAAGTGTTAGCGACAGTGGTTTGTCCGATGGGAAGAGACCTCATCACAAATTTAAGGCATCATCATCTCGGTTGAAGTACAGATAA
- the LOC105159601 gene encoding uncharacterized protein LOC105159601: MCSVYIVLSLIKQENKMSMSEDEKLSQMIKDYMELGSTITDSCFLPPPSQLPLQLHHHHHHSIYFSLQEIMEETPEAEAEVYGKILLYLKDMEYSMDKAMSKLKKHWILLRLEMDNYEAHLCKTSWSTPFPTPSVFQFKGDYEYVDVMMREKMNGCKEDRLIVDIDFRTQFELARPTPDYQELTNALPLVFVGTEEKLEKLIPLICSAAKQSLRERGLHIPPWRKASYMHSKWLSPNCKRVSISELNLSTYVPKIGNACFLDFLQFQQLPTYI; the protein is encoded by the exons atgtgcagtGTATATATTGTGTTAAGCTTGATCAAGCAAGAAAACAAGATGAGTATGTCAGAAGATGAAAAGCTTTCCCAAATGATCAAAGACTATATGGAATTAGGTTCAACAATAACAGATTCTTGCTTTTTACCACCTCCCTCACAACTCCCTCTTcaacttcatcatcatcatcatcattccatatatttctctttacAA GAAATCATGGAGGAAACCCCAGAAGCTGAAGCTGAGGTTTATGGCAAAATCTTGCTGTACTTGAAAGATATGGAATATTCTATGGACAAAGCCATGAGCAAGCTCAAGAAACATTGGATTCTTTTGAGGCTGGAAATGGATAACTATGAAGCCCATCTCTGCAAAACATCTTGGTCTACTCCTTTCCCCACTCCTTCAG TTTTCCAATTCAAAGGTGATTATGAGTATGTCGATGTGATGATGAGGGAGAAGATGAATGGGTGCAAAGAGGATAGGCTGATAGTGGACATAGACTTCAGGACACAGTTTGAACTGGCAAGGCCAACACCAGACTATCAAGAACTCACAAATGCACTTCCATTGGTGTTTGTGGGGACTGAGGAGAAGCTGGAGAAGTTGATCCCCTTGATCTGCTCAGCAGCGAAACAGTCACTTAGAGAGAGGGGACTACACATTCCTCCATGGAGAAAGGCCAGTTACATGCACTCCAAATGGCTCTCTCCCAACTGCAAAAGGGTTTCTATTTCAGAACTGAACCTCTCAACATATGTCCCCAAAATCGGAAATGcctgttttcttgattttcttcaatttcagCAACTGCccacatacatataa
- the LOC105159411 gene encoding vacuolar protein sorting-associated protein 45 homolog: MVLITAVRDYINRMLHDISGMKVLILDSHTVSIVSVVYSQSELLQKEVFLVELVDSISMSKEPMSHLKAVYFLRPTSQNIHLLRRQLTTPRFGEYHLFFSNMLKDTQLHNIADSDEHELVQQVQEFYADFVAIDAYHFTFNIASNHMYMLPAVVDPSSLQQFCDRVIDGIAAIFLALKRRPVIRYSRTSDIAKRIAQEASKLMYQQESGLFDFRRAEVSPLLLIVDRRDDPVTPLLNQWTYQAMVHELIGIQDNKVDLRNFTKSSKDQEEVVLSSEQDAFFKANMYENFGDIGMNIKKMVDDFQQVAKSNQNIQTIEDMAKFVDNYPEYRKMHGNVSKHVTLVTEMSRIVEERKLMLVSQTEQELACNGGQGAAFEAVTNLLNNEHVSDIDRLRLVMLYALRYEKESPVQLMQLFNKLASSSPKYKPGLVQFLLKQAGVDRRTGDLYGSRDLFNYALNMARGLKGVENVYTQHQPLLSQIMESIVKGRLRDVDYPYVGNHFQQARPQDVIIFIVGGTTYEEARAVALQNSTNSGIRFILGGSAILNSKRFLKDLEEAQRITRTSANTI, translated from the exons AACGGCAGTACGAGATTACATCAATCGCATGTTACATGACATTTCTGGCATGAAAGTCCTCATCCTCGACTCTCATACG GTTAGTATTGTGAGTGTAGTATATTCACAATCGGAGCTTCTTCAGAAAGAAGTATTCTTGGTTGAACTTGTAGACTCCATTTCCATGTCAAAAGAACCCATGTCACATCTTAAAGCTGTTTACTTTCTTCGTCCAACATCTCAAAACATCCATCTCTTGAGGCGTCAACTGACTACCCCTCGATTTGGAGAGTACCACCTCT TTTTCTCCAATATGTTGAAAGACACTCAGCTTCACAACATAGCAGATTCAGATGAGCACGAACTTGTTCAGCAAGTGCAG GAATTTTATGCAGACTTTGTTGCAATTGATGCCTATCACTTCACTTTTAATATTGCATCAAACCACATGTATATGCTCCCAGCTGTGGTGGATCCATCAAGTTTACAGCAGTTCTGTGACCGAGTGATTGATGGAATTGCTGCCATCTTCTTAGCCCTAAAACGAAGGCCGGTTATTCGTTATTCACGGACATCTGATATTGCAAAACGGATAGCACAAGAAGCTTCG AAGCTAATGTACCAGCAGGAAAGTGGTCTTTTTGATTTTCGACGAGCAGAAGTTTCTCCACTGTTGCTAATTGTTGATAGGCGGGATGACCCTGTCACTCCTCTGCTTAATCAATGGACATATCAG GCAATGGTTCATGAATTGATAGGCATTCAAGACAATAAAGTAGACCTCCGAAACTTTACAAAGTCATCAAAGGATCAAGAG GAGGTTGTACTGTCTTCTGAGCAAGATGCCTTTTTCAAAGCCAACATGTATGAGAATTTTGGCGATATTggaatgaatataaaaaaaatggtggaTGATTTTCAGCAAGTTGCAAAAAGTAATCAGAATATTCAAACAATAG AGGATATGGCTAAATTTGTTGACAACTACCCAGAATATAGAAAAATGCATGGCAATGTTTCCAAGCATGTGACATTGGTTACGGAAATGAGTAGGATTGTTGAAGAACGAAAGCTGATGTTAGTTTCGCAAACAGAACAAGAATTAGCTTGCAATGGTGGGCAAGGGGCTGCCTTTGAG GCTGTTACGAATCTGTTAAACAATGAGCATGTCTCTGATATTGACCGTCTACGCTTGGTAATGCTGTATGCTTTACGGTATGAGAAGGAAAGTCCAGTTCAGCTGATGCAGTTATTCAATAAATTGGCATCCTCTTCTCCCAAGTATAAGCCAGGG CTTGTTCAGTTCCTCCTAAAGCAAGCAGGGGTTGATAGGCGAACTGGGGATCTTTACGGAAGCAGGGATCTATTTAACTACGCACTTAACATGGCTCGTGGCCTTAAA GGGGTTGAGAATGTGTATACCCAGCATCAGCCTCTGCTATCTCAAATAATGGAGAGCATTGTTAAAGGGCGCTTGAGAGATGTAGACTACCCTTATGTTGGAAATCATTTCCAGCAAGCTAG GCCACAGGATGTGATTATTTTCATCGTGGGTGGGACTACTTATGAGGAGGCACGCGCTGTTGCTCTACAAAATTCTACTAACTCTGGAATTCGTTTCATCCTTGGCGGTTCTGCAATCCTCAATTCGAAGAG GTTCTTAAAGGACCTTGAAGAAGCTCAGAGAATTACCAGGACCAGCGCCAATACGATTTGA